Proteins encoded by one window of Microbacterium testaceum:
- a CDS encoding aminotransferase, with translation MTETAPTPVFDYFSQVDLPTPTLSDDEVQRLFADTFGVEIDVQALGSQQDQNFRVFARGSTDPLGVLKLSNPVFSEAEIEMQDAAAALVAERSPHVRIPRIVEGPRGAMSTWWESSQGSIHARVIENIAGRTLMGSGYLSPAVVEGMGALSGAVSLSLADFTHPASGRVLQWDLRHAGRVIDTLLPLEPDAEVRDVVQRAADAARAALAPVQDALPVQAGHFDVTDDNVLPAPGETVPDAVIDFGDVCASWRVGEIAVTVSSVLHHDGATPESAFPAIRAFDRLRDLSDDELTALWPLVILRGAVLVLSGRAQVRLDDENAYATVALDREFRILVQAASVPIPVITAATRAALGRSRAEAPAWTGTSVLSLGHHVELDASTESPLNDAGAWLDAATLDDAALAALDAGADVVTVPAWRARLTGTTDPLPSTPETVPTDVLVWLASPVTLDRSERNEHGSQIVTTDAGTLAIGGVPAAAASGTLPARTRLSMRRSLGGLVPPTRTTPALAAAWREVAGDPGAVIGAPAAAPVDDDVLERRHEVLAEVQEHYYAAPPRIERGWREHLIDVNGRVYLDMVNNVASVGHAHPRVVEAGSRQMHLLNTNSRFHYRAITDFADRIAATLPDGFDTVFFVNSGSEATDLAIRLAMAATGRPDIVAMREAYHGWTYASDAVSTSIADNPFALETRPDWVHTVDAANSYRGKHRGADAGKYAPEAVAVIDELAASGRPPAGMIAETYFGNAGGVALPDGYLTEVYAAIRRHGGLAIADEVQVGYGRLGEWFWGFQQQGAVPDIVAVAKSIGGGHPLGAVITRREIADRYRTQGYFFSSTGGSPVSSAIGMAVLDVIEQEGLQENARVVGGHLKRRLEELGEKHDLIGTVHGSGLYLGVEFVRDRETLEPATAETAAICDRLLELGVIMQPTGDFQNVLKIKPPLVVTRASVDVFVDALDRVLTTGY, from the coding sequence GTGACCGAGACCGCCCCGACCCCCGTCTTCGACTACTTCAGCCAGGTCGACCTGCCCACCCCGACGCTCTCCGACGACGAGGTGCAGCGTCTGTTCGCCGACACGTTCGGCGTCGAGATCGACGTGCAGGCGCTCGGCAGCCAGCAGGACCAGAACTTCCGCGTCTTCGCCCGGGGCTCGACCGACCCTCTCGGCGTACTGAAGCTCAGCAACCCCGTCTTCAGCGAGGCCGAGATCGAGATGCAGGATGCCGCGGCGGCTCTCGTCGCCGAGCGGAGCCCCCACGTGCGTATCCCGCGCATCGTCGAGGGGCCGCGCGGCGCGATGTCGACGTGGTGGGAGTCGAGCCAGGGCAGCATCCACGCACGCGTGATCGAGAACATCGCCGGGCGCACGCTCATGGGTTCGGGCTACCTCTCCCCCGCCGTCGTCGAGGGGATGGGCGCCCTGTCGGGGGCGGTGAGCCTGTCGCTCGCCGACTTCACCCACCCCGCGAGCGGCCGGGTGCTGCAGTGGGACCTCCGCCACGCCGGGCGCGTCATCGACACCCTGCTCCCGCTCGAACCGGATGCCGAGGTGCGAGACGTCGTGCAGCGCGCCGCCGACGCCGCCCGCGCGGCCCTCGCCCCCGTGCAGGACGCCCTGCCCGTGCAGGCCGGACACTTCGACGTCACCGACGACAACGTGCTGCCCGCCCCCGGAGAGACGGTGCCCGACGCGGTCATCGACTTCGGCGACGTGTGCGCGTCGTGGCGCGTGGGCGAGATCGCCGTGACCGTGTCGTCGGTACTGCACCACGACGGCGCGACCCCCGAGAGCGCCTTCCCCGCCATCCGCGCGTTCGACCGCCTGCGCGACCTGAGCGACGACGAGCTCACGGCGCTCTGGCCGCTCGTCATCCTCCGCGGCGCGGTGCTCGTGCTCAGCGGGCGCGCGCAGGTGCGCCTCGACGACGAGAACGCCTACGCCACCGTCGCGCTCGACCGCGAGTTCCGGATCCTGGTGCAGGCGGCATCCGTTCCGATCCCCGTGATCACCGCCGCGACCCGGGCGGCGCTGGGGCGTTCCCGCGCCGAAGCGCCCGCGTGGACCGGCACTTCGGTGCTGTCGCTCGGCCACCACGTCGAGCTCGACGCCTCGACGGAGTCACCGCTGAACGACGCGGGCGCCTGGCTCGACGCCGCCACCCTCGACGACGCGGCTCTCGCCGCCCTCGACGCGGGCGCCGACGTCGTGACCGTGCCCGCGTGGCGCGCGCGGTTGACCGGAACGACGGACCCGCTTCCCTCGACGCCCGAGACCGTGCCGACGGACGTGCTCGTGTGGCTCGCGTCACCGGTCACCCTCGATCGGAGCGAGCGCAACGAGCACGGGTCGCAGATCGTGACGACGGATGCCGGGACCCTGGCGATCGGCGGAGTGCCCGCCGCCGCGGCATCCGGAACCCTTCCGGCGCGCACCCGTCTGTCGATGCGCCGCTCGCTCGGCGGACTCGTCCCCCCGACGCGCACCACGCCCGCCCTCGCCGCCGCCTGGCGCGAGGTGGCCGGCGACCCCGGCGCCGTGATCGGCGCGCCCGCCGCGGCCCCGGTCGACGACGACGTGCTCGAGCGACGCCACGAGGTGCTCGCCGAGGTGCAGGAGCACTACTACGCGGCCCCTCCCCGCATCGAGCGCGGGTGGCGCGAACACCTGATCGACGTGAACGGCCGGGTCTACCTCGACATGGTCAACAACGTCGCCTCGGTCGGCCACGCGCACCCCCGAGTGGTCGAAGCCGGCTCCCGCCAGATGCACCTGCTGAACACCAACTCGCGCTTCCATTACCGCGCGATCACCGACTTCGCCGACCGGATCGCGGCGACCCTCCCCGACGGCTTCGACACCGTGTTCTTCGTCAACTCCGGCTCCGAGGCCACCGACCTCGCGATCCGCCTCGCGATGGCGGCGACGGGCCGCCCCGACATCGTCGCGATGCGCGAGGCGTACCACGGGTGGACCTACGCGAGCGATGCCGTCTCCACCTCGATCGCCGACAACCCCTTCGCCCTCGAGACGCGTCCCGACTGGGTGCACACCGTCGACGCGGCGAACTCTTACCGGGGGAAGCACCGGGGGGCGGATGCCGGGAAGTACGCGCCCGAGGCCGTCGCGGTCATCGACGAGCTCGCGGCATCCGGTCGCCCTCCGGCGGGGATGATCGCCGAGACATACTTCGGCAACGCGGGCGGGGTCGCTCTTCCCGACGGCTACCTCACCGAGGTGTACGCCGCGATCCGCCGCCACGGCGGGCTCGCGATCGCCGACGAGGTGCAGGTCGGCTACGGCCGCCTCGGCGAGTGGTTCTGGGGCTTTCAGCAGCAGGGGGCCGTGCCCGACATCGTCGCGGTGGCGAAGTCCATCGGCGGCGGTCACCCGCTCGGTGCGGTGATCACGCGGCGCGAGATCGCCGACCGCTACCGCACGCAGGGGTACTTCTTCTCCTCCACCGGAGGCTCGCCCGTCTCGTCGGCGATCGGCATGGCCGTGCTCGACGTGATCGAACAGGAAGGCCTGCAAGAGAACGCGCGGGTCGTCGGCGGCCACCTCAAGCGGCGCCTCGAAGAGCTCGGCGAGAAGCACGACCTCATCGGCACCGTGCACGGCTCGGGGCTGTACCTCGGCGTCGAGTTCGTCCGCGACCGCGAGACCCTCGAACCGGCGACCGCCGAGACCGCGGCGATCTGCGATCGCCTGCTCGAGCTCGGTGTGATCATGCAGCCCACCGGCGATTTCCAGAACGTCCTCAAGATCAAACCGCCCCTGGTGGTCACGCGGGCCTCGGTCGACGTCTTCGTCGACGCGCTCGACCGCGTCCTCACCACCGGCTACTGA
- a CDS encoding agmatine deiminase family protein — translation MWRMPAESAPHERTWMAFPREGITLGEGAEFREQGYQAWTDVAHAVREFEPVTMVVDPTEMTRARRMLSSAIEIVEAPLDEFWMRDMGPTFVVDPDRPGVLGAVDWIFNGWGAPDWAEWQKSAGIARVVAEHLGAERIDSLLVAEGGGLHVDGTGTVLLTDTVQLDPRRNPFADRARVETEMARTIGATDAIWLSRGLTRDYDDLGTNGHVDIVATFASPEHVLIHEQTDATHPDFEVSRLVRRELSDAFAARGREVRITGIPAPTTLRDDEGWLDWSYINHLVTNDGVVLCGFGDETADARAREVVSDAYPGRRVVTVDSRPIFDRGGGIHCITQQQPRV, via the coding sequence ATGTGGCGCATGCCCGCTGAATCCGCCCCGCACGAGCGCACCTGGATGGCGTTCCCGCGCGAGGGCATCACCCTCGGCGAGGGCGCGGAGTTCCGCGAACAGGGCTACCAGGCCTGGACCGACGTCGCACACGCCGTGCGGGAGTTCGAGCCCGTCACGATGGTCGTCGACCCCACCGAGATGACCCGAGCCCGGCGCATGCTCTCGTCTGCCATCGAGATCGTCGAGGCCCCTCTCGACGAGTTCTGGATGCGCGACATGGGCCCCACCTTCGTCGTCGACCCCGACCGCCCCGGCGTCCTCGGCGCGGTCGACTGGATCTTCAACGGCTGGGGCGCCCCCGACTGGGCCGAGTGGCAGAAGTCGGCGGGGATCGCCCGCGTCGTCGCCGAACACCTGGGCGCCGAGCGCATCGATTCGCTGCTCGTCGCCGAGGGCGGCGGTCTGCACGTCGACGGCACCGGCACGGTGCTGCTCACCGACACCGTGCAGCTCGACCCGCGCCGCAACCCCTTCGCCGACCGCGCCCGCGTCGAGACCGAGATGGCCCGCACGATCGGAGCGACGGATGCCATCTGGCTCTCCCGCGGCCTGACCCGCGACTACGACGACCTCGGCACCAACGGACACGTCGACATCGTGGCCACGTTCGCCTCGCCCGAGCACGTCCTCATCCACGAGCAGACGGATGCCACCCACCCCGACTTCGAGGTGTCACGTCTGGTGCGCCGCGAGCTCTCGGACGCGTTCGCCGCCCGCGGCCGCGAGGTGCGCATCACCGGCATCCCCGCCCCGACAACGCTGCGCGACGACGAGGGCTGGCTCGACTGGAGCTACATCAACCACCTCGTCACCAACGACGGTGTCGTGCTGTGCGGCTTCGGCGACGAGACCGCCGACGCGCGCGCTCGAGAGGTCGTGTCCGATGCCTACCCGGGTCGCCGGGTGGTCACGGTCGACTCGCGCCCGATCTTCGACCGCGGCGGCGGCATCCACTGCATCACGCAGCAGCAGCCGCGAGTCTGA